A region of Paenibacillus sp. 37 DNA encodes the following proteins:
- a CDS encoding NAD(P)-dependent oxidoreductase: MTNTTKAPGETKVGFIGTGVMGKSMAGHIQQAGYLLHVYTRTAAKAEALVKEGAVWHDTPGKLAATCDVIITMVGYPKDVEEIYLGEDGLVANAKPGSYLIDMTTSSPLLAARIFEAAEAKGLHALDAPVSGGDIGAQNAKLSIMVGGSSEAFEAVRPLFEQMGTNIVLQGKAGAGQHTKMCNQIAIASGMMGVCEALAYAKTSGLDAETVLKSIATGAAGSWSLSNLGPRMIAGDYEPGFYVKHFIKDMGIALESAKAMGMKTPGLALAESLYQEIANNGLEEKGTQVLYTYYLQA; the protein is encoded by the coding sequence ATGACAAATACAACGAAGGCACCTGGAGAGACGAAAGTTGGCTTTATTGGTACAGGCGTGATGGGTAAAAGCATGGCTGGGCACATCCAGCAAGCGGGATATCTGCTGCATGTGTACACGCGAACTGCTGCCAAAGCGGAAGCATTGGTGAAGGAAGGTGCCGTATGGCATGACACACCAGGCAAACTGGCTGCCACGTGTGATGTCATCATCACAATGGTGGGGTATCCGAAGGATGTCGAGGAGATTTATCTCGGTGAGGATGGTCTCGTAGCCAATGCCAAACCAGGGTCATATCTGATTGATATGACAACATCCAGTCCGTTACTGGCTGCACGAATCTTTGAAGCTGCGGAAGCCAAAGGACTGCATGCACTGGACGCGCCTGTATCGGGCGGTGATATCGGAGCGCAGAACGCGAAGCTGTCCATTATGGTTGGAGGTAGTTCGGAGGCCTTTGAAGCCGTGCGTCCGCTGTTTGAGCAGATGGGCACCAACATTGTGCTGCAAGGCAAGGCGGGAGCCGGGCAGCATACCAAAATGTGCAACCAGATTGCCATTGCCTCTGGCATGATGGGCGTGTGTGAAGCACTCGCCTATGCCAAGACGTCTGGTCTGGACGCGGAGACCGTGCTGAAGAGCATTGCTACCGGTGCAGCCGGAAGCTGGTCGCTCAGCAATCTCGGTCCGCGCATGATCGCAGGCGATTATGAGCCTGGATTCTATGTGAAACATTTTATCAAAGACATGGGAATTGCACTGGAGTCTGCAAAAGCGATGGGCATGAAAACGCCTGGTTTGGCTCTGGCTGAATCCCTGTATCAGGAAATAGCGAATAATGGTCTGGAAGAGAAGGGTACTCAGGTGCTCTACACCTATTATCTTCAGGCTTAA